One genomic region from Nymphaea colorata isolate Beijing-Zhang1983 chromosome 10, ASM883128v2, whole genome shotgun sequence encodes:
- the LOC116261723 gene encoding uncharacterized protein LOC116261723 isoform X1, with protein sequence MMGSKEQLAAPLQQLPPVDFCCVYGSSLLPSTQDKKPMVDYILGVSDPEEWHLKNLQKNKDHYASWTAFLGPRTITQIAEQIGVGVHFNPFVQWKDKVLKYGVIRMHDLVNDVLKWEKFYVSGRLQKPVCILVDTMDVAELNLANLKAATSAALLLLPSEFSEEDLYAKICSLSYMGDLRMLFAEDKNKVKNIVGGRFDSFRSLYMPTLKEYAVDGLLTLPSSNDSGGTIMQDHGLSATRSLVFSLPQSLRRHMGAKLGEKHRLSPTGRVIHEVIVPSRAEASKCMQKILRRQVMVSSARQAVAGVLSAGGMNAARYLANKMSKAWKSRV encoded by the exons ATGATGGGTTCAAAAGAACAGCTGGCTGCTCCTCTTCAACAGCTTCCTCCTGTTGATTTCTGTTGTGTCTATGggtcctcccttcttccttcaacaCAAGACAAG AAGCCCATGGTTGACTACATTTTAGGAGTATCTGATCCTGAAGAATGGCATCTTAAG AATCTGCAGAAGAATAAAGACCATTATGCATCCTGGACGGCATTTCTTGGTCCAAGAACA atCACACAAATTGCTGAGCAGATTGGTGTTGGAGTTCATTTTAATCCATTTGTTCAATGGAAGGACAAG GTGCTTAAGTATGGAGTTATCCGAATGCATGATTTGGTTAATGATGTTCTCAAATGGGAGAAGTTTTATGTGAGTGGCCGTCTGCAAAAACCG GTTTGTATTCTTGTGGACACTATGGATGTGGCAGAATTAAATTTGGCAAATCTGAAAGCTGCTACTTCTGCTGCTCTGCTCCTATTGCCCTCTGAATTTTCTGAG GAAGATTTGTATGCCAAAATTTGTAGCCTTTCATACATGGGTGATCTGAGGATGCTATTTGCAGAGGACAAGAATAAG GTAAAAAATATCGTTGGAGGAAGATTTGACTCATTTCGGTCATTGTACATGCCAACTTTGAAGGAATATGCAGTTGATGGATTGTTGACACTACCTTCCTCTAATGACTCTGGTGGAACTATCATGCAG GACCATGGCTTGTCTGCAACTCGCTCCCTTGTTTTTTCGCTTCCTCAAAGTCTTAGAAGACACATGGGTGCAAAGTTAGGGGAGAAGCATAGATTGAGTCCAACAG GGAGGGTGATACACGAAGTCATAGTTCCTTCCAGAGCGGAGGCTTCTAAGTGCATGCAGAAAATATTGAGACGGCAGGTGATGGTTTCAAGTGCCAGACAGGCAGTGGCCGGGGTTTTGAGTGCTGGTGGAATGAATGCAGCACGCTATCTTGCAAACAAGATGTCCAAGGCATGGAAATCTCGGGTTTGA
- the LOC116261723 gene encoding uncharacterized protein LOC116261723 isoform X2 → MHDLVNDVLKWEKFYVSGRLQKPVCILVDTMDVAELNLANLKAATSAALLLLPSEFSEEDLYAKICSLSYMGDLRMLFAEDKNKVKNIVGGRFDSFRSLYMPTLKEYAVDGLLTLPSSNDSGGTIMQDHGLSATRSLVFSLPQSLRRHMGAKLGEKHRLSPTGRVIHEVIVPSRAEASKCMQKILRRQVMVSSARQAVAGVLSAGGMNAARYLANKMSKAWKSRV, encoded by the exons ATGCATGATTTGGTTAATGATGTTCTCAAATGGGAGAAGTTTTATGTGAGTGGCCGTCTGCAAAAACCG GTTTGTATTCTTGTGGACACTATGGATGTGGCAGAATTAAATTTGGCAAATCTGAAAGCTGCTACTTCTGCTGCTCTGCTCCTATTGCCCTCTGAATTTTCTGAG GAAGATTTGTATGCCAAAATTTGTAGCCTTTCATACATGGGTGATCTGAGGATGCTATTTGCAGAGGACAAGAATAAG GTAAAAAATATCGTTGGAGGAAGATTTGACTCATTTCGGTCATTGTACATGCCAACTTTGAAGGAATATGCAGTTGATGGATTGTTGACACTACCTTCCTCTAATGACTCTGGTGGAACTATCATGCAG GACCATGGCTTGTCTGCAACTCGCTCCCTTGTTTTTTCGCTTCCTCAAAGTCTTAGAAGACACATGGGTGCAAAGTTAGGGGAGAAGCATAGATTGAGTCCAACAG GGAGGGTGATACACGAAGTCATAGTTCCTTCCAGAGCGGAGGCTTCTAAGTGCATGCAGAAAATATTGAGACGGCAGGTGATGGTTTCAAGTGCCAGACAGGCAGTGGCCGGGGTTTTGAGTGCTGGTGGAATGAATGCAGCACGCTATCTTGCAAACAAGATGTCCAAGGCATGGAAATCTCGGGTTTGA
- the LOC116263172 gene encoding DEAD-box ATP-dependent RNA helicase 7 codes for MPALRVSDPFFSSGSLEMKEEKKMKKKVEGLPETVAPLDMADLAKKKKKKNKEEALEREGGDLETKKKTKKESKKRKVAEEDDDGETSTDRGEDTVARKEPKKMKLGERSSSDEESEVVVDGDGEEDNPNAVSNFRISSALRERLKSKGIESLFPIQAMTFDTIFDGSDLVGRAKTGQGKTLAFVLPILESLINGQNKASRKTGYGRSPSVLVLAPTRELAKQVHADFEFYGQAMGLMSCCLYGGSPYHPQEFALKRGVDIVVGTPGRMKDHIERQNIDLRSLKFRVLDEADEMLNMGFVDDVENILGKVEDLSKVQTLLFSATMPDWVKKIASRFLKPDKQTADLVGDDKMKASTNVRHIVLPCFHSARQQIIPDIIRCYSSGGRTIVFTETKNSASELAGLLPGARALHGDIQQATREVTLAGFRSGKFMVLVATDVAARGLDINDVQLIVQCEPPRDVETYIHRSGRTGRAGNTGVAVMLYDRKKSYMIPQIEKVAGVNFERISAPQPADIAKASGSAAAETVSNISDSVIPVFQANAQELLNSSGLSAVDIVAKALAKIAGYTEIKSRSLLTCQDNYVTMLLQAGRTMYTHTYAYGILRRFLPEEKVIGFRGLSLTADGQGAVFDVPKEDVDLVLAGQENADMVSVEVLDTLPPLEDAGSKGQGRGGDGWRGRGRDSFGGSGGGFSNRSNGGFSSRSGGGFSSRGGRGGGGFSSRSNRGSGGFQRRPGSGGGRGGYASRR; via the exons ATGCCTGCCCTCAGGGTCTCGgatcctttcttttcttccggCTCTTTGGagatgaaggaagagaagaagatgaagaagaaggtggaagGTCTTCCCGAAACCGTAGCTCCGTTGGATATGGCGGATttggcgaagaagaagaagaagaagaacaaggaggAAGCTTTAGAACGTGAGGGCGGGGACTTggagacgaagaagaaaacgaagaaggagagcaagaaGAGGAAGGTTGCTGAGGAGGACGAcgacggagagacgagtaccGATCGGGGAGAGGATACGGTGGCTAGGAAGGAGCCGAAGAAGATGAAACTCGGAGAGAGGAGTTCCAGCGATGAGGAGAGCGAGGTGGTTGTGGACGGGGATGGAGAGGAGGATAACCCGAACGCAGTCTCGAATTTCCGCATCTCCTCTGCGTTGAGGGAGAGGCTCAAGTCCAAGGGAATTGAGTCGCTTTTCCCCATCCAGGCGATGACCTTCGATACCATATTTGACGGATCGGATTTGGTCGGTCGTGCCAAAACGGGGCAG GGGAAAACCTTAGCGTTTGTGTTGCCCATCTTGGAGTCTTTAATCAATGGGCAAAACAAGGCATCGAGGAAGACAGGGTATGGAAGATCGCCAAGCGTCTTGGTTCTTGCGCCGACAAGGGAGTTGGCGAAACAG GTACATGCAGACTTTGAGTTTTATGGTCAGGCTATGGGTTTAATGTCTTGTTGCCTGTATGGAGGATCTCCTTACCACCCTCAAGAATTTGCACTTAAAAGAGGTGTTGACATAGTTGTTGGAACCCCTGGGCGCATGAAG GATCACATTGAGAGACAAAATATTGACTTGAGATCACTAAAATTCCGAGTTCTTGATGAGGCTGATGAGATGTTGAACATGGGGTTTGTTGACGATGTGGAAAACATTCTTG GAAAGGTTGAAGATCTGAGCAAAGTACAAACCCTTCTTTTTAGTGCCACAATGCCTGACTGGGTGAAGAAG ATTGCTTCTAGATTTTTGAAACCAGACAAGCAGACAGCAGATCTTGTTGGTGATGATAAGATGAAGGCGAGTACAAATGTTCGTCACATAGTTCTCCCCTGCTTTCATTCTGCACGTCAACAAATTATTCCTGATATTATACGCTGTTATAGCAG TGGAGGGCGTACTATTGTCTTCACTGAGACAAAGAATTCTGCGTCAGAGCTTGCTGGATTGTTACCTGGGGCGAGGGCTCTCCATGGTGATATACAACAAGCAACACGCGAA GTTACACTTGCTGGATTCCGTTCAGGAAAATTCATGGTTCTTGTTGCAACAGATGTGGCAGCTAGGGGCTTGGACATCAATGATGTGCAGTTGATTGTTCAG TGTGAACCACCCCGTGATGTTGAAACTTATATTCATCGATCTGGACGGACTGGGAGAGCTG GGAATACTGGAGTTGCTGTGATGCTTTATGACCGAAAAAAATCTTATATGATCCCTCAAATAGAGAAAGTGGCTGGTGTGAACTTCGAGCGCATTTCTGCTCCACAGCCGGCTGATATTGCTAAGGCCTCCGGTTCGGCAGCTGCTGAAACAGTCTCCAACATCTCTGATAG TGTAATCCCAGTGTTTCAAGCAAACGCACAAGAGCTTTTGAATAGCAGTGGTCTTTCTGCTGTGGACATTGTTGCCAAAGCTTTGGCAAAGATAGCT GGCTATACTGAAATAAAGAGCAGATCCTTGCTAACTTGCCAGGATAATTACGTGACCATGCTTCTTCAGGCTGGAAGAACCATGTACACCCATAC TTATGCATACGGAATCTTGAGGCGGTTTTTGCCGGAAGAGAAGGTTATTGGGTTCAGAGGCCTCTCTCTCACTGCAGATGGTCAGGGCGCTGTATTTGACGTGCCGAAGGAAGACGTCGACTTGGTTTTAGCAG GTCAGGAGAATGCGGATATGGTCTCCGTGGAGGTGCTGGATACTTTGCCACCTCTTGAAGATGCCGGCAGTAAAGGCCAAGGAAGAGGTGGAGATGGATGGCGAGGGAGAGGGCGGGACAGTTTTGGCGGCAGTGGCGGCGGCTTCTCCAATCGTAGCAATGGTGGTTTCTCCAGTCGTAGTGGTGGTGGTTTCTCTAGTCGTGGTGGAAGAGGTGGTGGTGGTTTCTCCAGCAGGAGTAACCGTGGGAGTGGTGGCTTTCAACGCCGGCCAGGAAGCGGTGGAGGCAGGGGTGGTTACGCCTCTCGCAGGTAG